The following proteins come from a genomic window of Pseudomonas sp. J452:
- a CDS encoding CheR family methyltransferase: MQPSGVWALKPLADMSQAEFRDWQALLEERTGVVINEQRRAFLQTNLSARMRELEVADYASYFRMVTDGPRGAVEWSTLLDRLTVQETRFFRHRPSFDVLDSYLRGRLATDQQQQPWALWSVGCSSGEEPYSMAICAAEVLRETESAQQFGVTGTDISLNALSKAREALYGARKLEQMDADLCERYFATEVDGRFKVVPDLAARICFARLNVLELGKAPLSGMDVIFCQNMLIYFRRWRRREILNRLAERLAPGGLLVVGVGEVVGWQHPDLVPVADERVLAFTRKG, translated from the coding sequence ATGCAGCCAAGCGGCGTCTGGGCCTTGAAACCCCTGGCCGATATGTCACAGGCGGAGTTTCGTGACTGGCAGGCCCTGCTCGAAGAGCGCACGGGCGTGGTGATCAACGAACAGCGGCGGGCATTTCTGCAGACCAACCTGAGCGCGCGCATGCGAGAGCTGGAGGTTGCCGACTACGCCAGTTACTTCCGCATGGTCACCGATGGCCCGCGGGGTGCGGTGGAGTGGTCGACCCTGCTGGATCGTCTGACCGTGCAGGAGACGCGCTTCTTCCGGCACCGGCCCTCCTTCGACGTACTCGACAGTTATTTGCGCGGCCGTTTGGCCACTGATCAACAGCAACAGCCCTGGGCACTCTGGAGCGTGGGTTGCTCGAGCGGCGAAGAGCCTTACTCGATGGCCATCTGCGCGGCCGAGGTGCTGCGTGAGACCGAGAGTGCGCAGCAGTTCGGCGTGACGGGCACAGATATCAGCCTGAATGCGCTGAGCAAAGCTCGCGAAGCGCTGTACGGCGCGCGCAAGCTGGAACAAATGGATGCAGACCTCTGTGAGCGCTACTTCGCTACCGAGGTTGATGGACGCTTCAAGGTAGTGCCGGATCTGGCGGCACGTATCTGTTTCGCCAGATTGAATGTGCTGGAACTGGGCAAGGCGCCCCTGTCCGGCATGGACGTTATCTTCTGTCAGAACATGCTGATCTATTTCCGCCGCTGGCGGCGCCGCGAAATCCTCAACCGCCTGGCCGAACGCCTGGCGCCTGGGGGGTTGCTGGTCGTCGGGGTGGGGGAAGTGGTTGGTTGGCAACACCCGGATCTGGTTCCGGTGGCCGACGAGCGTGTGCTGGCGTTTACCCGCAAGGGCTAA
- a CDS encoding methyl-accepting chemotaxis protein produces the protein MKKINAGNLLAGVRSNTLIAGLFIVLIISIVLLFANFAYLNTQSNYDKEYISHAGELRVLSQRIAKNATEAATGKAEAFPLLKEARNGFQERWSFLTEGNEATGLPPAPASMQADMDAVQKDWDSLRKNADAILASEQTVLSLHQVAATLAETIPQLQVEYEEVVDILLQSGAPAAQVSVAQRQSLLAERILGSVNKVLAGDDDSVQAADMFGRDASLFGRVLKAMTEGNAAMEISQVTDPDALERLAEISELFQFVSGSVDEILETSPELFQVRESASTIFSESQTLLDKASGLTGGLENLASGRYFNTLAGYVLGALALASIILIGLVMVRETNRRLASTAEKNERNQSAILRLLDEIADLADGDLTVAATVTEDFTGAIADSINYSIDQLRDLVVTINSTAVQVAAAAQETQATAMHLAEASEHQAQEIAGASAAINEMAVSIDQVSANASESSAVAERSVAIANKGNEVVHNTITGMDNIREQIQDTSKRIKRLGESSQEIGDIVSLINDIADQTNILALNAAIQASMAGDAGRGFAVVADEVQRLAERSSAATKQIEALVKTIQTDTNEAVISMEQTTSEVVRGARLAQDAGVALEEIEKVSKTLAALIQNISNAARQQASSAGHISNTMNVIQEITSQTSAGTTATAKSIGNLAKMASEMRKSVSGFTLPDGQV, from the coding sequence ATGAAAAAAATCAATGCAGGCAATCTTTTGGCAGGTGTGCGCAGTAACACGCTGATCGCCGGACTGTTCATCGTCCTGATCATTTCCATCGTGTTGTTGTTCGCCAACTTCGCCTATCTCAACACCCAGTCGAACTACGACAAGGAATACATCAGCCACGCCGGTGAGCTGCGTGTTCTGTCCCAGCGTATTGCGAAGAACGCCACCGAAGCGGCAACCGGTAAGGCCGAGGCCTTCCCGCTGCTGAAAGAGGCGCGCAACGGCTTCCAGGAGCGCTGGAGCTTCCTTACCGAGGGTAACGAAGCGACTGGCCTGCCTCCCGCCCCGGCCTCGATGCAGGCGGATATGGATGCGGTGCAGAAAGACTGGGACAGCCTGCGTAAGAACGCCGACGCCATTCTGGCCAGCGAACAGACCGTACTCTCGCTGCACCAGGTAGCCGCGACCCTGGCGGAAACCATTCCGCAGCTGCAGGTCGAGTACGAAGAAGTCGTCGACATCCTGCTGCAGAGCGGTGCACCGGCAGCCCAGGTATCCGTGGCCCAGCGTCAGTCGCTGCTGGCCGAACGTATCCTCGGTTCGGTGAACAAGGTACTGGCCGGTGACGATGATTCGGTGCAGGCCGCCGACATGTTCGGTCGTGATGCCAGCCTGTTCGGTCGCGTACTCAAGGCGATGACCGAAGGCAACGCCGCCATGGAAATCTCCCAGGTCACCGACCCGGATGCTCTCGAGCGTCTGGCCGAGATTTCCGAGCTGTTCCAGTTCGTCTCCGGTTCGGTGGACGAGATTCTGGAAACTTCCCCGGAACTGTTCCAGGTCCGCGAATCCGCCAGCACCATCTTCAGCGAGTCGCAGACCCTGCTGGACAAAGCCTCCGGTCTGACCGGCGGGCTCGAGAACCTGGCCAGCGGGCGCTACTTCAATACCCTGGCCGGTTATGTGCTGGGCGCTCTGGCATTGGCTTCGATCATCCTGATCGGTCTGGTGATGGTGCGGGAAACCAACCGCCGTCTGGCCTCGACCGCCGAGAAGAACGAACGTAACCAGTCCGCCATTCTGCGTCTGCTCGACGAAATCGCCGACCTCGCCGACGGTGACTTGACGGTAGCAGCGACGGTAACCGAGGACTTCACCGGTGCCATCGCCGACTCCATCAACTACTCGATCGACCAGCTGCGTGATCTGGTAGTGACGATCAACTCGACTGCTGTTCAGGTGGCCGCCGCCGCCCAGGAAACCCAGGCCACGGCAATGCACCTGGCCGAGGCTTCCGAACACCAGGCCCAGGAGATCGCCGGTGCTTCCGCGGCCATCAACGAAATGGCCGTGTCGATTGACCAGGTATCGGCGAACGCCTCGGAATCCTCCGCGGTAGCGGAACGTTCCGTAGCCATCGCCAACAAGGGCAACGAAGTCGTACACAACACCATCACCGGCATGGATAACATCCGTGAGCAGATCCAGGACACCTCGAAGCGGATCAAACGCCTCGGTGAATCGTCCCAGGAGATCGGTGACATCGTTAGCCTGATTAACGACATTGCTGACCAGACCAACATCCTCGCCCTGAACGCCGCGATCCAGGCCTCCATGGCCGGTGACGCGGGTCGCGGCTTCGCCGTGGTAGCGGACGAAGTACAACGCCTCGCAGAACGTTCCTCGGCGGCGACCAAGCAGATCGAGGCACTGGTTAAAACGATTCAGACCGACACCAACGAAGCCGTAATCTCCATGGAGCAGACGACTTCCGAAGTGGTGCGCGGTGCCCGCCTGGCGCAGGACGCCGGTGTGGCCCTGGAAGAGATCGAGAAGGTATCCAAGACCCTCGCGGCCCTGATCCAGAACATCTCCAACGCCGCTCGTCAGCAGGCCTCTTCGGCCGGTCATATCTCCAACACCATGAACGTGATCCAGGAGATCACCTCGCAGACCTCCGCCGGTACCACTGCCACCGCCAAGAGCATTGGTAACCTGGCCAAGATGGCCAGCGAGATGCGTAAGTCGGTGTCCGGCTTCACCCTGCCGGACGGTCAGGTCTGA
- a CDS encoding chemotaxis protein CheW: MSDAQSPFQLLVQIDQRCRLLAAGLPSQQQAVQTWSGIGFRMGERYFVAPMGEIGEVLHEPRHTLLPGVKHWVKGVANVRGRLLPVMDLCGFFGSELSPLRKQRRVLVVDHQEVFAGLTVDEVFGMQHFPVDTFSEQLPPLEAVIQPFIHGVFQREQPWLVFSPHALAQHHDFLAVAI, encoded by the coding sequence ATGTCGGACGCACAATCCCCCTTCCAGCTCCTCGTGCAAATCGATCAGCGCTGTCGGTTGCTGGCGGCTGGCTTGCCGTCGCAGCAGCAGGCGGTACAGACCTGGAGTGGCATTGGTTTTCGCATGGGTGAGCGCTACTTCGTGGCGCCCATGGGCGAAATCGGTGAAGTCCTGCATGAGCCGCGGCACACCTTGTTACCGGGCGTGAAACATTGGGTCAAAGGCGTTGCCAACGTACGTGGCCGGCTGTTGCCGGTCATGGATCTGTGCGGTTTCTTTGGTTCCGAACTGTCGCCGCTGCGCAAGCAGCGGCGCGTCCTGGTGGTGGACCACCAGGAAGTGTTCGCCGGGCTGACGGTCGACGAAGTGTTCGGCATGCAGCACTTTCCGGTGGATACCTTCTCCGAGCAGTTGCCACCGCTCGAAGCGGTAATTCAGCCTTTTATCCACGGTGTCTTCCAGCGCGAACAGCCCTGGCTGGTGTTTAGCCCGCATGCGCTGGCTCAGCATCACGACTTCCTTGCCGTGGCGATCTAA
- the pilH gene encoding twitching motility response regulator PilH, whose amino-acid sequence MARILIVDDSPTEMYKLTAMLEKHGHQVLKAENGADGVALARQEKPDAVLMDIVMPGLNGFQATRQLTKDADTSHIPVIIVTTKDQETDKVWGKRQGARDYLTKPVDEDTLMKTLNAVLAG is encoded by the coding sequence ATGGCTCGTATTTTGATTGTTGATGACTCTCCGACTGAAATGTACAAACTGACTGCCATGCTGGAAAAGCATGGTCATCAGGTGCTCAAGGCGGAAAACGGTGCCGATGGCGTTGCCTTGGCCCGTCAGGAAAAACCCGATGCTGTGCTGATGGACATCGTCATGCCGGGGCTTAATGGCTTCCAGGCCACCCGTCAGCTGACCAAGGATGCGGATACCAGCCACATCCCGGTGATCATCGTCACCACCAAGGATCAGGAGACCGACAAGGTCTGGGGCAAGCGCCAGGGTGCGCGTGACTACCTGACCAAGCCGGTTGACGAAGACACGCTGATGAAAACTCTGAATGCGGTACTGGCCGGCTGA
- the pilG gene encoding twitching motility response regulator PilG yields the protein MEQHSEGLKVMVIDDSKTIRRTAETLLKKVGCEVITAVDGFDALAKIADTHPSIIFVDIMMPRLDGYQTCALIKNNSAFKSTPVIMLSSKDGLFDKAKGRIVGSDQYLTKPFSKEELLGAIKTHVPDFVPVEQAS from the coding sequence ATGGAACAGCATTCCGAGGGTTTGAAGGTCATGGTGATCGACGATTCGAAGACGATTCGTCGCACCGCTGAAACTCTACTGAAAAAAGTCGGATGCGAAGTCATCACGGCTGTTGATGGCTTTGATGCACTGGCCAAGATCGCCGATACTCACCCGAGCATCATTTTCGTCGACATCATGATGCCGCGGCTCGATGGCTATCAGACCTGCGCCCTGATCAAGAACAACAGTGCTTTCAAATCCACCCCGGTGATCATGCTGTCCTCCAAGGACGGTCTGTTCGACAAGGCCAAGGGCCGAATCGTTGGCTCCGACCAGTACCTGACCAAGCCCTTCAGCAAGGAAGAGCTGCTCGGTGCCATCAAGACGCATGTCCCCGACTTCGTTCCGGTGGAGCAAGCCTCCTGA
- the gshB gene encoding glutathione synthase — translation MSVRLGIVMDPIDQISFKKDSSLAMLLAAQARGWSLFYMEQKDLYQNAGEARGRMSPLRVFDNPQKWFELDTEQDSPLRELDVILMRKDPPFDNEFVYSTYLLEQAERAGVLIVNRPQSLRDCNEKLFATQFPHCMPPTLVSRRSDILREFAEAQRDIILKPLDGMGGASIFRHRAGDPNLSVILETLTAHGTQQCMAQGYLPGIKDGDKRILMIDGEPIPYCLARIPAQGETRGNLAAGGTGEARPLTERDRWIAAQVGPVLREKGLLFVGLDVIGEHLTEINVTSPTCIREIDKAFDTRIGERLMEAIENKLQAAKFQPQA, via the coding sequence ATGAGCGTGCGCCTGGGGATCGTCATGGATCCTATCGACCAGATCAGCTTCAAGAAGGACAGTTCGCTGGCCATGCTTCTGGCCGCCCAGGCCCGCGGCTGGTCGCTGTTCTATATGGAGCAGAAAGATCTCTATCAGAACGCTGGCGAAGCCCGCGGTCGGATGTCACCGCTGCGCGTCTTCGACAATCCACAAAAATGGTTCGAGCTGGATACCGAACAGGATAGCCCGTTGCGCGAGCTGGACGTGATCCTGATGCGCAAGGACCCGCCCTTCGACAACGAGTTCGTCTATTCCACCTACTTGCTGGAACAGGCCGAACGCGCCGGCGTGCTGATCGTCAACCGCCCGCAGAGCCTGCGTGACTGCAACGAAAAGCTGTTCGCTACCCAGTTCCCCCACTGCATGCCACCGACCCTGGTCAGCCGCAGGTCGGACATTCTGCGCGAGTTTGCCGAAGCGCAGCGTGACATCATTCTCAAACCCCTGGATGGCATGGGCGGCGCCTCGATCTTTCGCCACCGCGCCGGCGACCCCAACCTTTCGGTGATCCTGGAAACCCTCACCGCCCACGGCACCCAGCAGTGCATGGCGCAGGGCTACCTGCCCGGGATCAAGGATGGCGACAAGCGCATCCTGATGATCGACGGCGAGCCGATCCCCTACTGCCTGGCGCGTATCCCGGCGCAGGGCGAGACCCGGGGCAACCTGGCCGCCGGCGGCACCGGCGAAGCCCGCCCACTGACCGAACGCGATCGCTGGATCGCCGCCCAGGTGGGCCCTGTGCTGCGCGAGAAGGGCCTGCTGTTCGTCGGCCTGGACGTGATCGGCGAACACCTCACCGAGATCAACGTGACCAGCCCGACCTGCATCCGCGAGATCGACAAGGCTTTCGACACCCGCATCGGCGAGCGCCTGATGGAGGCCATCGAAAACAAACTGCAAGCTGCCAAGTTCCAGCCACAAGCTTGA
- a CDS encoding energy transducer TonB — MNAATLPPQLPSTSVRPADRLGFTLLIATILHLAVILGVSFTLAKPGTLSKSLEITLSTFKSEEKPKDADYLAQNNQQGSGTLEHKAAPKTTEQAVFQDTQVKRVTPPSAPPQAQRQEAAPKAAIATRSPQQQKTPVKREKEKPVREAPAAPVFDSEQLSAEIASLQAELAQDIQEYAKRPKIHRLNTASTMRDKGAWYKDEWRKKIERVGNLNYPEEARRKKIYGSLILMVAVNRDGTINDLQIVESSGQPALDEAAKRIVRLAAPFAPFTGDMAEFDIVQITRTWRFERSDRLSSN, encoded by the coding sequence ATGAACGCTGCCACGCTCCCACCCCAATTGCCCAGCACCAGCGTCCGCCCCGCGGATCGCCTGGGCTTTACCCTGCTCATCGCGACCATCCTGCACCTGGCCGTGATCCTCGGCGTCAGCTTCACCCTGGCCAAACCCGGCACGCTGAGCAAGAGCCTGGAAATCACCCTCTCCACCTTCAAGAGCGAAGAGAAGCCCAAGGACGCGGATTACCTGGCGCAAAACAACCAGCAGGGCAGCGGCACCCTGGAGCACAAGGCCGCGCCGAAGACCACCGAACAGGCCGTCTTTCAGGACACCCAGGTCAAGCGAGTCACCCCGCCCAGCGCACCGCCCCAGGCGCAGCGCCAGGAAGCCGCACCCAAGGCTGCCATCGCCACACGCAGCCCGCAGCAGCAGAAGACACCAGTCAAGCGCGAGAAGGAAAAGCCCGTACGAGAAGCCCCCGCAGCACCTGTGTTCGATTCTGAGCAGCTGTCCGCGGAGATCGCCAGCCTACAGGCGGAGCTGGCGCAGGACATACAGGAATACGCCAAGCGCCCGAAGATCCATCGCCTGAATACTGCCTCGACCATGCGCGACAAAGGCGCTTGGTACAAGGATGAATGGCGCAAAAAGATCGAGCGGGTCGGCAACCTGAATTATCCGGAAGAGGCCCGGCGCAAAAAGATCTATGGATCATTGATACTCATGGTTGCAGTGAATCGTGACGGCACAATCAACGACCTCCAAATTGTTGAATCGTCTGGTCAGCCGGCACTCGATGAAGCCGCCAAGCGCATCGTGCGCCTTGCAGCGCCCTTCGCCCCCTTTACTGGCGATATGGCGGAGTTCGATATCGTACAAATCACTCGCACCTGGCGCTTTGAGCGCAGCGACCGTCTGTCGAGCAACTAG
- a CDS encoding YqgE/AlgH family protein produces the protein MKNSAPSYLKHHFLIAMPHMADPNFAQTVTYLVEHNDQGAMGLVINRPNDLSLADVLEQLRPDEEPPLRCQSLPIFAGGPVQTDRGFVLHPSGQTFQATLELGELALSTSQDVLFAIADGTGPQQHLITLGYAGWEAGQLEAELVDNAWLTCPAAADILFDLPFDQRLAAAAARLGVNLSLLSAQAGHA, from the coding sequence ATGAAGAATTCCGCGCCCAGCTACCTCAAGCACCACTTCCTGATCGCCATGCCGCACATGGCCGATCCGAACTTCGCGCAGACCGTCACCTACCTGGTCGAACACAACGATCAGGGCGCCATGGGCCTGGTGATCAACCGGCCGAATGACCTCAGCCTGGCCGACGTACTCGAACAATTGCGCCCGGACGAAGAGCCGCCGCTGCGCTGCCAGAGCCTGCCGATCTTCGCCGGCGGCCCGGTACAGACTGACCGCGGCTTCGTCCTGCACCCGAGCGGACAGACCTTCCAGGCCACTCTCGAACTGGGCGAGCTGGCCCTGTCGACCTCGCAGGATGTGCTGTTCGCCATCGCCGACGGCACTGGCCCGCAACAGCACCTGATCACCCTCGGCTACGCCGGCTGGGAAGCCGGTCAGCTGGAAGCCGAACTGGTCGACAATGCGTGGCTGACCTGCCCGGCCGCTGCCGACATCCTCTTCGACCTGCCCTTCGACCAGCGCCTGGCCGCCGCTGCCGCCCGCCTCGGGGTCAACCTGAGCCTGCTCAGCGCCCAGGCCGGCCACGCATGA
- the ruvX gene encoding Holliday junction resolvase RuvX: MSNPDKPLRLLLGFDYGSKQIGVAVGQVITGQARELCVLKAQNGVPDWQKVEALIKEWQPDAIVVGLPLNMDGSPSEMSERAEKFARRLNGRFNLPVHTHDERLTTYEAKGERMAQGQRGGSYRDNPVDALAAALLLEGWLAEHP, from the coding sequence ATGAGCAATCCGGACAAACCGCTGCGCCTGCTGCTCGGCTTCGATTACGGCAGCAAGCAGATCGGCGTCGCCGTCGGCCAGGTGATCACCGGCCAGGCCCGCGAGCTGTGCGTGCTCAAGGCGCAGAACGGCGTCCCCGACTGGCAGAAAGTCGAAGCATTGATCAAGGAGTGGCAGCCGGACGCCATAGTCGTCGGCCTGCCGCTGAACATGGACGGCAGCCCGAGCGAGATGAGCGAACGTGCGGAGAAATTCGCCCGCCGCCTCAACGGCCGTTTCAACCTGCCGGTTCACACCCACGACGAACGCCTGACCACCTACGAGGCCAAGGGCGAACGCATGGCCCAGGGCCAGCGCGGCGGCAGCTACCGGGACAACCCGGTCGACGCCCTGGCCGCGGCACTACTGCTCGAAGGCTGGCTGGCCGAGCACCCGTGA
- the pyrR gene encoding bifunctional pyr operon transcriptional regulator/uracil phosphoribosyltransferase PyrR, whose translation MTLPNPAELLPRMAAELQQLLASRGIEQAHFIGIRTGGVWVAEALLAQLGLDQPLGTLDVSFYRDDFTRSGLHPQVRPSALPFDIEDQHLVLIDDVLMSGRTIRAALNELFDYGRPASVTLVSLLDLNARELPIHADVLGATLALAANERVKLLGPAPLALELQRLSA comes from the coding sequence ATGACCCTACCCAACCCCGCCGAACTGTTGCCGCGCATGGCCGCCGAGTTGCAGCAACTGCTGGCCAGTCGCGGCATCGAACAGGCCCACTTCATCGGCATCCGTACCGGCGGCGTGTGGGTCGCCGAGGCCCTGCTGGCGCAGCTGGGCCTGGACCAGCCGCTCGGCACCCTTGACGTATCCTTCTACCGCGACGACTTCACCCGCAGCGGCCTGCACCCGCAGGTACGCCCGTCCGCGCTGCCGTTCGATATCGAAGACCAGCACCTGGTACTGATCGACGACGTGCTGATGAGCGGGCGCACCATCCGCGCCGCGCTCAACGAGCTGTTCGACTACGGCCGCCCGGCCAGCGTGACCCTGGTCAGCCTGCTCGACCTGAATGCCCGCGAGCTGCCGATCCATGCCGATGTGCTCGGCGCAACGCTCGCCCTGGCAGCCAACGAGCGGGTAAAATTGCTCGGCCCCGCGCCGCTCGCCCTCGAGCTGCAACGCCTTTCCGCCTAG
- a CDS encoding aspartate carbamoyltransferase catalytic subunit: MPIDAKRSLQLNDQGQLRHFLSLDGLPRELLTEILDTADSFLEVGARAVKKVPLLRGKTVCNVFFENSTRTRTTFELAAQRLSADVISLNVSTSSTSKGETLFDTLRNLEAMAADIFVVRHADSGAAHFIAEHVCPNLAIINGGDGRHAHPTQGMLDMLTIRRHKGGFENLSVAIVGDILHSRVARSNMLALKTLGCPDIRVIGPKTLLPIGIEQYGVKVYSDLASGLKDVDVVIMLRLQRERMQGGLLPSEGEFYKLFGLTEQRLKLAKPDALVMHPGPINRGVEIESAVADGPQSVILNQVTYGIAIRMAVLSMAMSGQTAQRQLNAEEQN, encoded by the coding sequence ATGCCTATCGACGCCAAGCGCTCGCTGCAGCTCAACGACCAGGGCCAGCTGCGCCACTTCCTCTCGCTCGACGGTCTGCCCCGCGAGCTGCTGACGGAAATCCTCGACACCGCCGACTCCTTCCTCGAAGTCGGCGCCCGCGCGGTGAAGAAAGTCCCGCTGCTGCGTGGCAAGACCGTGTGCAACGTGTTCTTCGAGAACTCCACGCGCACCCGCACCACCTTCGAACTGGCTGCCCAGCGCCTGTCCGCCGACGTGATCAGCCTCAACGTGTCGACCAGCTCGACCAGCAAGGGCGAGACCCTGTTCGACACCCTGCGCAACCTGGAAGCCATGGCCGCCGACATCTTCGTGGTACGGCATGCCGACTCCGGCGCGGCGCACTTCATCGCCGAGCACGTCTGCCCCAACCTGGCGATCATCAACGGTGGCGACGGCCGCCATGCGCACCCGACCCAGGGCATGCTCGACATGCTCACCATCCGTCGGCACAAGGGCGGTTTCGAAAACCTCTCGGTGGCGATCGTCGGCGACATCCTCCATTCGCGGGTAGCGCGCTCCAACATGCTCGCGCTGAAGACCTTGGGCTGCCCGGATATCCGCGTGATCGGGCCGAAGACCCTGCTGCCAATCGGCATCGAGCAGTACGGGGTGAAGGTCTACAGCGACCTCGCCAGCGGCCTCAAGGATGTCGACGTGGTAATCATGCTGCGCCTGCAGCGCGAGCGCATGCAGGGCGGCCTGCTGCCCAGCGAAGGCGAGTTCTACAAGCTATTCGGCCTCACCGAGCAGCGTCTCAAGCTGGCCAAGCCGGATGCCCTGGTGATGCACCCGGGGCCGATCAACCGCGGCGTGGAAATCGAATCGGCGGTGGCCGACGGCCCGCAGTCGGTGATCCTCAATCAGGTCACCTACGGCATCGCCATCCGCATGGCCGTGCTGTCCATGGCCATGAGCGGCCAGACCGCCCAGCGTCAACTGAATGCCGAGGAGCAGAACTGA